The sequence CACGGGCATAGCTTTCGAGCTAGGCAGCGAGGAATTAATCGTTAGAGCAGTAAAGGAACTCCTCAAATGGGATGTGGGGGATATGGTGCTCTCTAACTTCCATCCACCCCTAGGCGAATTGGATGTGAGGATGTTAGTGGGGATGATCAGGAATGCCCTGTCCTGACCCGGAGCAGGTCGCCGAAGAGCTCCTCAAATCCATTAGGATGGGGTGTGATGCTTTCAGGAGCCTACTCAATGCGTTGACAGCGGACTGCAGGACCCCCACGAGGGGAGTCGTCCCGAGATACGTGCTAATATCACTCGGAGATGCTGTGGGTAGGAGAGCCCGCGTGGAGGACACCAGTCTGGTGAAGGAGTGTTGGTGTGAATCGGACGACGAAGTTAGAACGGTTCTAGCCGTTGTATTGAGTAGGTTGGCCATGATCTGTCCAGAGAAAGTGTTCTCATCGCTGAGAGGACTTGACTGCGGGGGCAGAATGCTTCTAGCGAGGTGGGTCTATCCCGTGCTGGGGCTATGGAGCACATCTTACTTAGATTCCTTGGAGCGGCGAGATCTCTTCCTATTGAGCTGGGCGTGGTACGCTAGGTACGTGCCGGAAGACATCGAGCTGTCCTTGGACAAGGTGCTCAGCAAATCGGATGTCGTCGATAAATACTTGGTAATGGCTCTGAAGGAGCTACGAAGGGTGAATCCCTCCAAGATCGTGGATAAGTTGAGGGACAGGCCCGGCCTCCTCAGGAAAGTAATTCCTTGATAAGGAGAGCCTCCCTCAAGGTAAGCTGACCGGGTGCAACTGCTTCTCCTAAGAAAGAGTAGATGAGAGGCGATCCTAGGAGAGCAGCCATTCTCCTGCTGAACGAGGCCCTCTCACCCATGGAGAAGGCAACCAGCCTTCCTTGGTGATCCACCCCCTTGTAGAGGTTCAGGACGCGGTAAGCCTCGAGCTCGTCCCTCGCTAAGGTAACCACTTTGGCCAGCCCGCCGGCACCGAGAAGCTGATTGGATATCCGCAACAAGACATCCATGTCTGGCGTACCACTAGGGTCGTGCCAGGAGTAGAGGGCGTTAGCTACCCTAAGGCCTCTCATAGCGAGCTCGAACTCCACATCCACTAGCCTCGAGATCCTCGCTAGGGACTCTAGGTACTCGGGGGAGGGTT is a genomic window of Thermoproteota archaeon containing:
- a CDS encoding type I 3-dehydroquinate dehydratase is translated as MMIVTSVGGSPEEARKEAKRALSMGSDIVEFRMDLIWDSPPDLERVRDLIEGMEGRTLLTWRTEKHGGRGSEPSPEYLESLARISRLVDVEFELAMRGLRVANALYSWHDPSGTPDMDVLLRISNQLLGAGGLAKVVTLARDELEAYRVLNLYKGVDHQGRLVAFSMGERASFSRRMAALLGSPLIYSFLGEAVAPGQLTLREALLIKELLS